CGTCGGATTAGGAACTAGCTACTTATAAAATAGTGTTGTTGGGTGAGCGATGAGCGATCACTCACTTATAAATGACCGCAGTCGGTCGCTGTCCCACGTATTGATCACGTCGTCTGCTTCTGCCCAGCCGCGTCTGGCGGTCTGGACTCCATATCTGACGTTGTCGAAGGCTCCCGGCCCGTGGGCATCAGTGTTGATCGCAATCGTTCCACCGGCTTCGACGACTGCGCGGACGGCCTCGCCGTGGAAATCCAAGCGCAACGGGTTGGCGTTGACCTCCAGTGCGGTTCCGTGTTCGGCTGCACACTCCGCGACGGTGGTGACATCAAGCGGCAGCCCTTCGCGGCTGTTGATCATCCGGCCGGTGGGGTGGCCGATGATGTCGACCGTCGGCTCCCGAATCGCCTTGCAGATCCGCTCGGTCGCGGTCTCGGTGTCCTGATCCAGCGCGCTGTGCGGTGAGGCGACCACGACATCGAGATCGGCCAGTAGATCGGTCGACGTACTGAGCGAGCCATCGGCTTCGATGTTCGTCTCGACGCCATGGAGCAGATCGATGTCGACCTCGTCTCGTACCACCGCGATTTCGTCGGCCTGCTCGCGGAGGTCCTCGTCAGTGAGGCCGATTGATTCGATGATGCCCGCGCCCGCGGCGTGGTCGGTGACTGCATGGAACGCGTAGCCACGGTTGGCGGCGGCTTCGGCCATCTCCCGGATCGTGTAGCGACCGTCGGACCACTCCGAGTGGGTGTGGAGGTCGCCACGAATCGCTGCCTGTTCGAGGAGGTCGGGGAGTTCTCCCTCGGTGGCCGCTTGAATCTCGCCGGTATCCTCCCGGAGCTCCGGCGGAATCCACGGCAAGCCGAGTGCCTCGTACATTTCGGCTTCGGTTTCGCCACCCAGTCGGATCCCCTCGCGGCGGGCATCCTCGTCGGTCGACTCTTCGGGATTGCTATCGAGGCCCGAGACGTCGAACACGCCGTACTCGTTGAGTTTACGCTCCTGATCGATGGCGACGTTCCGGAGCCGAACGTTGTGGTCCTTGCTGCCGGTGAAATACTGCAGGGCCGCGCCGAACTCCTCTGGGACGACCACCCGGAGGTCGACGCGCACGTCGTCGGCCCGCAAGCTGGATTTGTGCGAGCCGGCCTCGATGATGTCGTCGGCTGCCTCCCACTCGGTGAACGCGTCGACGACCGCCTGACTGTCCTCGCTGGCGGTGAGCACATCTACATCGCCAATGGTGTCCTTCCAGCGCCGGATGGATCCCGCGACTTCGACACGCTCGATTGCGTCGACAGAGTCTAGGTAGTCAAGCAGTCGGTCGGCAATCGGTCGCGCGTCGCCGAGGCGTTCGCGCTGTTGGCTCTGGCGGGCAAACGGAATGTTGTCGAGAATGTTTTGTTCGGTTTTCGCGCCAAATCCCTTGATTTCCTGAATCTCGCCTGCCTCGGCGGCGGTCTCCAGTTCGTCGAGATCGGTGATATCGAGGGCCTCATAGAGGGTACCGACCGTTTTCGGGCCGACCCCTTCGACGCTCGTGAGCGCGGCCATGTCGACGGGCATCGACTCTCGTAGCTCACTGAGTTCGGCGATCTCGCCGGTTTCGAAATATTCGACGACTTTCGAGGCGATGGCATCGCCCACGCGGTCGATCTTCTCGACTTCCGCTTGGCCACTCATGGCCAATTGGTCGATTGGCTCGGGGTGGTCGGCGATGTTTTCGGCCGCTCGCCGGTAGGCGTTGGGCTTGTACTCGACGCCGTCGGCTTCGAG
This sequence is a window from Halohasta litchfieldiae. Protein-coding genes within it:
- the polX gene encoding DNA polymerase/3'-5' exonuclease PolX, translated to MSYNDEIARLLYEFADRLEADGVEYKPNAYRRAAENIADHPEPIDQLAMSGQAEVEKIDRVGDAIASKVVEYFETGEIAELSELRESMPVDMAALTSVEGVGPKTVGTLYEALDITDLDELETAAEAGEIQEIKGFGAKTEQNILDNIPFARQSQQRERLGDARPIADRLLDYLDSVDAIERVEVAGSIRRWKDTIGDVDVLTASEDSQAVVDAFTEWEAADDIIEAGSHKSSLRADDVRVDLRVVVPEEFGAALQYFTGSKDHNVRLRNVAIDQERKLNEYGVFDVSGLDSNPEESTDEDARREGIRLGGETEAEMYEALGLPWIPPELREDTGEIQAATEGELPDLLEQAAIRGDLHTHSEWSDGRYTIREMAEAAANRGYAFHAVTDHAAGAGIIESIGLTDEDLREQADEIAVVRDEVDIDLLHGVETNIEADGSLSTSTDLLADLDVVVASPHSALDQDTETATERICKAIREPTVDIIGHPTGRMINSREGLPLDVTTVAECAAEHGTALEVNANPLRLDFHGEAVRAVVEAGGTIAINTDAHGPGAFDNVRYGVQTARRGWAEADDVINTWDSDRLRSFISE